From the genome of Nasonia vitripennis strain AsymCx chromosome 1, Nvit_psr_1.1, whole genome shotgun sequence, one region includes:
- the LOC100187718 gene encoding B-cell CLL/lymphoma 11-like protein isoform X1 — MDSTKAETSQSTASPDIVMCGGCRVSYPLGEIVRFIEHKVNHCRSNLPGCQSPSATAAPEDSDPEDALAIKSSIGSETSPSEKLNSVPSISAPIIKRSGRVESPPTPQGSSSTSSGANEAVSPIELRASASSTPKRRTVDGLLDDGIDEIAKKPKTESVDAESNTVSTEPKWLQCSQCSRRLSSAWEMLQHAQTVHGSRLYSSNGSSANTPAPSPPTPTPISGQQPQQQQQQHHLSPLNHLNLSGKSTGSSSAANSSGGTSSSGSSSNRQQQPGLQSSAATAPGLGVGDPLHSFLRLPQHLERGFAPMFRPEFLALNPLAGYRGLQDLQTATRNLQNLGDPLRGIDGLNLGDPLMRSSLDTLNNARNLANLAELSHAGARGLGHGQPAQLEANLDFYSARLRSLANPSLGAAPNTASVSSSGGRGSSSAAATASSQPEPPSPALQANAAGINTGSSSASPQQQHHAQKESSPPCYSQSPLAGHHHHNNNNSTDSDKTSPPMIGEGGAPGELGCVYTCDVCDKKFRFQSNLIVHRKSHKEQLRAESEQARRPVRCDVCEAELSGFAELKKHVRKEHRDGLGGAQSPQGSVETVPDDDSSCDENMDLEDENEVGGKRAGDEEADDAEENTPEDLSTTQGHPGEAERAESKASLVGDLMEKFGLSNIDQYSEAYRQALQENHRSVGGVGGVGGVGGFVKAESTASLANSLNNNKEKDSTLSPTNFNSSSAGNLFSGQGFGRAAGPDFAGLWLPSPHYLESNEFRKASKAASSSASLALQGLPSPLLKKERSGRNDTCEYCGKVFKNCSNLTVHRRSHTGEKPYKCELCSYACAQSSKLTRHMKTHGRHGKDTYKCRFCEMPFSVPSTLEKHMRKCVVVVQQGPKLGIPYPSSQDEDSSVSAKDT, encoded by the exons CGGAGACGTCCCAGAGCACAGCCTCGCCGGACATAGTGATGTGCGGCGGCTGTCGGGTCTCCTACCCGCTGGGCGAGATAGTGCGCTTCATCGAGCACAAGGTGAACCATTGCCGTAGCAACTTACCCGGATGCCAGAGCCCATCGGCAACAGCGGCACCGGAGGACTCGGACCCCGAGGACGCCCTGGCCATCAAGAGCAGCATCGGCTCCGAGACGAGTCCGAGCGAGAAGCTAAACTCGGTGCCGAGCATATCGGCCCCGATAATCAAGAGGTCGGGCCGCGTCGAGAGCCCACCCACGCCACAGGGTAGTAGTAGTACCAGTTCCGGAGCTAACGAGGCCGTCAGTCCCATCGAGCTCAGGGCGAGCGCCAGCTCGACGCCCAAGAGGAGGACGGTAGACGGCCTCCTCGACGACGGCATCGACGAGATCGCCAAGAAGCCCAAGACCGAGTCCGTCGACGCCGAGTCCAACACCGTCAGCACCG AACCAAAGTGGCTGCAGTGCTCGCAGTGCTCGCGGCGCCTCTCGTCCGCCTGGGAGATGCTGCAGCACGCGCAGACGGTCCACGGCTCGCGGCTCTACTCGTCCAACGGCTCCTCGGCCAACACGCCGGCGCCGAGTCCGCCCACGCCGACGCCGATCTCCGGCCAGCAGcctcagcaacagcagcagcagcaccacctcAGCCCGCTGAACCACCTGAACCTCAGCGGCAAGTCGACCGGCAGCTCCTCCGCCGCCAACTCGTCCGGCGGCACgtccagcagcggcagctcctccaaccggcagcagcagcccggACTCCAGTCCTCGGCGGCGACGGCGCCGGGCCTCGGCGTGGGCGACCCCCTGCACAGCTTCCTGCGACTGCCCCAGCACCTCGAGCGCGGCTTCGCGCCCATGTTCAGGCCCGAGTTCCTCGCGCTCAACCCCCTCGCCGGCTACCGCGGCCTGCAGGACCTGCAGACCGCGACGCGCAACCTGCAGAACCTCGGCGACCCGCTGCGCGGCATCGACGGCCTCAACCTTGGCGACCCCCTCATGCGCAGCTCCCTCGACACGCTCAACAACGCGCGCAACCTCGCGAACCTCGCGGAGCTCTCGCACGCGGGCGCCCGAGGCCTCGGCCACGGCCAGCCAGCCCAACTCGAAGCGAACCTGGATTTTTACTCGGCGCGCCTAAGGAGCCTCGCTAACCCGTCCTTAGGCGCGGCTCCTAACACAGCTTCGGTCAGCAGCTCCGGCGGCAGGGGTAGCTCCTCGGCTGCCGCCACCGCATCCAGCCAGCCCGAGCCCCCCAGCCCGGCGCTCCAGGCCAACGCCGCCGGCATCAACACCGGCTCCTCCAGCGCCAGcccccagcagcagcatcacgCGCAGAAGGAGAGCTCGCCGCCCTGCTACAGCCAGAGCCCGCTCGCCGGGCACCAccaccacaacaacaacaacagcaccGACAGCGACAAGACCTCGCCGCCGATGATCGGCGAGGGCGGCGCGCCCGGCGAGCTGGGCTGCGTCTACACCTGCGACGTCTGCGACAAGAAGTTCCGCTTCCAGTCGAACCTCATCGTGCACCGCAAGAGCCACAAGGAGCAGCTGCGCGCCGAGTCCGAGCAGGCCCGCCGGCCGGTGCGCTGCGACGTCTGCGAGGCCGAGCTCAGCGGCTTCGCCGAGCTGAAGAAGCACGTGCGCAAGGAGCACCGGGACGGCCTCGGCGGCGCACAGAGCCCCCAGGGCAGCGTCGAGACCGTGCCCGACGACGACAGCAGCTGCGACGAGAACATGGACCTCGAGGATGAGAACGAGGTCGGCGGCAAGCGCGCCGGCGACGAGGAGGCCGACGACGCCGAGGAGAACACGCCCGAGGACCTGTCGACCACTCAGGGCCACCCCGGCGAGGCCGAGCGCGCCGAGAGCAAGGCCAGCCTCGTGGGCGACCTCATGGAGAAGTTCGGCCTGAGCAACATCGACCAGTACTCGGAGGCGTACCGGCAGGCGCTGCAGGAGAACCACCGCAGCGTCGGCGGTGtcggcggcgtcggcggcgtcggcggctTCGTCAAGGCCGAGTCGACGGCCAGCCTGGCCAACTCGCTCAACAACAACAAGGAGAAGGACTCGACCCTCTCGCCGACCAACTTCAACAGCTCGAGCGCCGGCAACCTCTTCTCCGGCCAGGGCTTCGGCCGCGCGGCCGGTCCCGACTTTGCCGGACTCTGGCTGCCCAGTCCGCACTACCTCGAGAGCAACGAGTTCCGCAAGGCCAGCAAGGCCGCGAGCAGCTCGGCCAGCCTGGCCCTCCAGGGACTGCCCAGTCCGCTGCTGAAGAAGGAGCGCAGCGGGCGCAACGACACCTGCGAGTACTGCGGCAAGGTATTCAAGAACTGCTCGAACCTCACGGTCCACAGGCGCTCGCACACCGGCGAGAAGCCCTACAAGTGCGAGCTCTGCTCCTACGCCTGCGCCCAGAGCTCCAAGCTCACGAGGCACATGAAGACCCACGGCAGGCACGGCAAGGACACGTACAAGTGCCGCTTCTGCGAGATGCCCTTCTCCGTGCCGAGCACCCTCGAGAAGCACATGCGCAAGTGCGTCGTCGTGGTGCAGCAGGGACCGAAGCTCGGCATACCCTATCCGAGCAGTCAGGACGAGGACTCGTCCGTCAGCGCCAAGGACACCTGA
- the LOC100187718 gene encoding B-cell CLL/lymphoma 11-like protein has product MRIKMPAVRIAQAETSQSTASPDIVMCGGCRVSYPLGEIVRFIEHKVNHCRSNLPGCQSPSATAAPEDSDPEDALAIKSSIGSETSPSEKLNSVPSISAPIIKRSGRVESPPTPQGSSSTSSGANEAVSPIELRASASSTPKRRTVDGLLDDGIDEIAKKPKTESVDAESNTVSTEPKWLQCSQCSRRLSSAWEMLQHAQTVHGSRLYSSNGSSANTPAPSPPTPTPISGQQPQQQQQQHHLSPLNHLNLSGKSTGSSSAANSSGGTSSSGSSSNRQQQPGLQSSAATAPGLGVGDPLHSFLRLPQHLERGFAPMFRPEFLALNPLAGYRGLQDLQTATRNLQNLGDPLRGIDGLNLGDPLMRSSLDTLNNARNLANLAELSHAGARGLGHGQPAQLEANLDFYSARLRSLANPSLGAAPNTASVSSSGGRGSSSAAATASSQPEPPSPALQANAAGINTGSSSASPQQQHHAQKESSPPCYSQSPLAGHHHHNNNNSTDSDKTSPPMIGEGGAPGELGCVYTCDVCDKKFRFQSNLIVHRKSHKEQLRAESEQARRPVRCDVCEAELSGFAELKKHVRKEHRDGLGGAQSPQGSVETVPDDDSSCDENMDLEDENEVGGKRAGDEEADDAEENTPEDLSTTQGHPGEAERAESKASLVGDLMEKFGLSNIDQYSEAYRQALQENHRSVGGVGGVGGVGGFVKAESTASLANSLNNNKEKDSTLSPTNFNSSSAGNLFSGQGFGRAAGPDFAGLWLPSPHYLESNEFRKASKAASSSASLALQGLPSPLLKKERSGRNDTCEYCGKVFKNCSNLTVHRRSHTGEKPYKCELCSYACAQSSKLTRHMKTHGRHGKDTYKCRFCEMPFSVPSTLEKHMRKCVVVVQQGPKLGIPYPSSQDEDSSVSAKDT; this is encoded by the exons CGGAGACGTCCCAGAGCACAGCCTCGCCGGACATAGTGATGTGCGGCGGCTGTCGGGTCTCCTACCCGCTGGGCGAGATAGTGCGCTTCATCGAGCACAAGGTGAACCATTGCCGTAGCAACTTACCCGGATGCCAGAGCCCATCGGCAACAGCGGCACCGGAGGACTCGGACCCCGAGGACGCCCTGGCCATCAAGAGCAGCATCGGCTCCGAGACGAGTCCGAGCGAGAAGCTAAACTCGGTGCCGAGCATATCGGCCCCGATAATCAAGAGGTCGGGCCGCGTCGAGAGCCCACCCACGCCACAGGGTAGTAGTAGTACCAGTTCCGGAGCTAACGAGGCCGTCAGTCCCATCGAGCTCAGGGCGAGCGCCAGCTCGACGCCCAAGAGGAGGACGGTAGACGGCCTCCTCGACGACGGCATCGACGAGATCGCCAAGAAGCCCAAGACCGAGTCCGTCGACGCCGAGTCCAACACCGTCAGCACCG AACCAAAGTGGCTGCAGTGCTCGCAGTGCTCGCGGCGCCTCTCGTCCGCCTGGGAGATGCTGCAGCACGCGCAGACGGTCCACGGCTCGCGGCTCTACTCGTCCAACGGCTCCTCGGCCAACACGCCGGCGCCGAGTCCGCCCACGCCGACGCCGATCTCCGGCCAGCAGcctcagcaacagcagcagcagcaccacctcAGCCCGCTGAACCACCTGAACCTCAGCGGCAAGTCGACCGGCAGCTCCTCCGCCGCCAACTCGTCCGGCGGCACgtccagcagcggcagctcctccaaccggcagcagcagcccggACTCCAGTCCTCGGCGGCGACGGCGCCGGGCCTCGGCGTGGGCGACCCCCTGCACAGCTTCCTGCGACTGCCCCAGCACCTCGAGCGCGGCTTCGCGCCCATGTTCAGGCCCGAGTTCCTCGCGCTCAACCCCCTCGCCGGCTACCGCGGCCTGCAGGACCTGCAGACCGCGACGCGCAACCTGCAGAACCTCGGCGACCCGCTGCGCGGCATCGACGGCCTCAACCTTGGCGACCCCCTCATGCGCAGCTCCCTCGACACGCTCAACAACGCGCGCAACCTCGCGAACCTCGCGGAGCTCTCGCACGCGGGCGCCCGAGGCCTCGGCCACGGCCAGCCAGCCCAACTCGAAGCGAACCTGGATTTTTACTCGGCGCGCCTAAGGAGCCTCGCTAACCCGTCCTTAGGCGCGGCTCCTAACACAGCTTCGGTCAGCAGCTCCGGCGGCAGGGGTAGCTCCTCGGCTGCCGCCACCGCATCCAGCCAGCCCGAGCCCCCCAGCCCGGCGCTCCAGGCCAACGCCGCCGGCATCAACACCGGCTCCTCCAGCGCCAGcccccagcagcagcatcacgCGCAGAAGGAGAGCTCGCCGCCCTGCTACAGCCAGAGCCCGCTCGCCGGGCACCAccaccacaacaacaacaacagcaccGACAGCGACAAGACCTCGCCGCCGATGATCGGCGAGGGCGGCGCGCCCGGCGAGCTGGGCTGCGTCTACACCTGCGACGTCTGCGACAAGAAGTTCCGCTTCCAGTCGAACCTCATCGTGCACCGCAAGAGCCACAAGGAGCAGCTGCGCGCCGAGTCCGAGCAGGCCCGCCGGCCGGTGCGCTGCGACGTCTGCGAGGCCGAGCTCAGCGGCTTCGCCGAGCTGAAGAAGCACGTGCGCAAGGAGCACCGGGACGGCCTCGGCGGCGCACAGAGCCCCCAGGGCAGCGTCGAGACCGTGCCCGACGACGACAGCAGCTGCGACGAGAACATGGACCTCGAGGATGAGAACGAGGTCGGCGGCAAGCGCGCCGGCGACGAGGAGGCCGACGACGCCGAGGAGAACACGCCCGAGGACCTGTCGACCACTCAGGGCCACCCCGGCGAGGCCGAGCGCGCCGAGAGCAAGGCCAGCCTCGTGGGCGACCTCATGGAGAAGTTCGGCCTGAGCAACATCGACCAGTACTCGGAGGCGTACCGGCAGGCGCTGCAGGAGAACCACCGCAGCGTCGGCGGTGtcggcggcgtcggcggcgtcggcggctTCGTCAAGGCCGAGTCGACGGCCAGCCTGGCCAACTCGCTCAACAACAACAAGGAGAAGGACTCGACCCTCTCGCCGACCAACTTCAACAGCTCGAGCGCCGGCAACCTCTTCTCCGGCCAGGGCTTCGGCCGCGCGGCCGGTCCCGACTTTGCCGGACTCTGGCTGCCCAGTCCGCACTACCTCGAGAGCAACGAGTTCCGCAAGGCCAGCAAGGCCGCGAGCAGCTCGGCCAGCCTGGCCCTCCAGGGACTGCCCAGTCCGCTGCTGAAGAAGGAGCGCAGCGGGCGCAACGACACCTGCGAGTACTGCGGCAAGGTATTCAAGAACTGCTCGAACCTCACGGTCCACAGGCGCTCGCACACCGGCGAGAAGCCCTACAAGTGCGAGCTCTGCTCCTACGCCTGCGCCCAGAGCTCCAAGCTCACGAGGCACATGAAGACCCACGGCAGGCACGGCAAGGACACGTACAAGTGCCGCTTCTGCGAGATGCCCTTCTCCGTGCCGAGCACCCTCGAGAAGCACATGCGCAAGTGCGTCGTCGTGGTGCAGCAGGGACCGAAGCTCGGCATACCCTATCCGAGCAGTCAGGACGAGGACTCGTCCGTCAGCGCCAAGGACACCTGA
- the LOC100187718 gene encoding B-cell CLL/lymphoma 11-like protein isoform X2 — protein MCGGCRVSYPLGEIVRFIEHKVNHCRSNLPGCQSPSATAAPEDSDPEDALAIKSSIGSETSPSEKLNSVPSISAPIIKRSGRVESPPTPQGSSSTSSGANEAVSPIELRASASSTPKRRTVDGLLDDGIDEIAKKPKTESVDAESNTVSTEPKWLQCSQCSRRLSSAWEMLQHAQTVHGSRLYSSNGSSANTPAPSPPTPTPISGQQPQQQQQQHHLSPLNHLNLSGKSTGSSSAANSSGGTSSSGSSSNRQQQPGLQSSAATAPGLGVGDPLHSFLRLPQHLERGFAPMFRPEFLALNPLAGYRGLQDLQTATRNLQNLGDPLRGIDGLNLGDPLMRSSLDTLNNARNLANLAELSHAGARGLGHGQPAQLEANLDFYSARLRSLANPSLGAAPNTASVSSSGGRGSSSAAATASSQPEPPSPALQANAAGINTGSSSASPQQQHHAQKESSPPCYSQSPLAGHHHHNNNNSTDSDKTSPPMIGEGGAPGELGCVYTCDVCDKKFRFQSNLIVHRKSHKEQLRAESEQARRPVRCDVCEAELSGFAELKKHVRKEHRDGLGGAQSPQGSVETVPDDDSSCDENMDLEDENEVGGKRAGDEEADDAEENTPEDLSTTQGHPGEAERAESKASLVGDLMEKFGLSNIDQYSEAYRQALQENHRSVGGVGGVGGVGGFVKAESTASLANSLNNNKEKDSTLSPTNFNSSSAGNLFSGQGFGRAAGPDFAGLWLPSPHYLESNEFRKASKAASSSASLALQGLPSPLLKKERSGRNDTCEYCGKVFKNCSNLTVHRRSHTGEKPYKCELCSYACAQSSKLTRHMKTHGRHGKDTYKCRFCEMPFSVPSTLEKHMRKCVVVVQQGPKLGIPYPSSQDEDSSVSAKDT, from the exons ATGTGCGGCGGCTGTCGGGTCTCCTACCCGCTGGGCGAGATAGTGCGCTTCATCGAGCACAAGGTGAACCATTGCCGTAGCAACTTACCCGGATGCCAGAGCCCATCGGCAACAGCGGCACCGGAGGACTCGGACCCCGAGGACGCCCTGGCCATCAAGAGCAGCATCGGCTCCGAGACGAGTCCGAGCGAGAAGCTAAACTCGGTGCCGAGCATATCGGCCCCGATAATCAAGAGGTCGGGCCGCGTCGAGAGCCCACCCACGCCACAGGGTAGTAGTAGTACCAGTTCCGGAGCTAACGAGGCCGTCAGTCCCATCGAGCTCAGGGCGAGCGCCAGCTCGACGCCCAAGAGGAGGACGGTAGACGGCCTCCTCGACGACGGCATCGACGAGATCGCCAAGAAGCCCAAGACCGAGTCCGTCGACGCCGAGTCCAACACCGTCAGCACCG AACCAAAGTGGCTGCAGTGCTCGCAGTGCTCGCGGCGCCTCTCGTCCGCCTGGGAGATGCTGCAGCACGCGCAGACGGTCCACGGCTCGCGGCTCTACTCGTCCAACGGCTCCTCGGCCAACACGCCGGCGCCGAGTCCGCCCACGCCGACGCCGATCTCCGGCCAGCAGcctcagcaacagcagcagcagcaccacctcAGCCCGCTGAACCACCTGAACCTCAGCGGCAAGTCGACCGGCAGCTCCTCCGCCGCCAACTCGTCCGGCGGCACgtccagcagcggcagctcctccaaccggcagcagcagcccggACTCCAGTCCTCGGCGGCGACGGCGCCGGGCCTCGGCGTGGGCGACCCCCTGCACAGCTTCCTGCGACTGCCCCAGCACCTCGAGCGCGGCTTCGCGCCCATGTTCAGGCCCGAGTTCCTCGCGCTCAACCCCCTCGCCGGCTACCGCGGCCTGCAGGACCTGCAGACCGCGACGCGCAACCTGCAGAACCTCGGCGACCCGCTGCGCGGCATCGACGGCCTCAACCTTGGCGACCCCCTCATGCGCAGCTCCCTCGACACGCTCAACAACGCGCGCAACCTCGCGAACCTCGCGGAGCTCTCGCACGCGGGCGCCCGAGGCCTCGGCCACGGCCAGCCAGCCCAACTCGAAGCGAACCTGGATTTTTACTCGGCGCGCCTAAGGAGCCTCGCTAACCCGTCCTTAGGCGCGGCTCCTAACACAGCTTCGGTCAGCAGCTCCGGCGGCAGGGGTAGCTCCTCGGCTGCCGCCACCGCATCCAGCCAGCCCGAGCCCCCCAGCCCGGCGCTCCAGGCCAACGCCGCCGGCATCAACACCGGCTCCTCCAGCGCCAGcccccagcagcagcatcacgCGCAGAAGGAGAGCTCGCCGCCCTGCTACAGCCAGAGCCCGCTCGCCGGGCACCAccaccacaacaacaacaacagcaccGACAGCGACAAGACCTCGCCGCCGATGATCGGCGAGGGCGGCGCGCCCGGCGAGCTGGGCTGCGTCTACACCTGCGACGTCTGCGACAAGAAGTTCCGCTTCCAGTCGAACCTCATCGTGCACCGCAAGAGCCACAAGGAGCAGCTGCGCGCCGAGTCCGAGCAGGCCCGCCGGCCGGTGCGCTGCGACGTCTGCGAGGCCGAGCTCAGCGGCTTCGCCGAGCTGAAGAAGCACGTGCGCAAGGAGCACCGGGACGGCCTCGGCGGCGCACAGAGCCCCCAGGGCAGCGTCGAGACCGTGCCCGACGACGACAGCAGCTGCGACGAGAACATGGACCTCGAGGATGAGAACGAGGTCGGCGGCAAGCGCGCCGGCGACGAGGAGGCCGACGACGCCGAGGAGAACACGCCCGAGGACCTGTCGACCACTCAGGGCCACCCCGGCGAGGCCGAGCGCGCCGAGAGCAAGGCCAGCCTCGTGGGCGACCTCATGGAGAAGTTCGGCCTGAGCAACATCGACCAGTACTCGGAGGCGTACCGGCAGGCGCTGCAGGAGAACCACCGCAGCGTCGGCGGTGtcggcggcgtcggcggcgtcggcggctTCGTCAAGGCCGAGTCGACGGCCAGCCTGGCCAACTCGCTCAACAACAACAAGGAGAAGGACTCGACCCTCTCGCCGACCAACTTCAACAGCTCGAGCGCCGGCAACCTCTTCTCCGGCCAGGGCTTCGGCCGCGCGGCCGGTCCCGACTTTGCCGGACTCTGGCTGCCCAGTCCGCACTACCTCGAGAGCAACGAGTTCCGCAAGGCCAGCAAGGCCGCGAGCAGCTCGGCCAGCCTGGCCCTCCAGGGACTGCCCAGTCCGCTGCTGAAGAAGGAGCGCAGCGGGCGCAACGACACCTGCGAGTACTGCGGCAAGGTATTCAAGAACTGCTCGAACCTCACGGTCCACAGGCGCTCGCACACCGGCGAGAAGCCCTACAAGTGCGAGCTCTGCTCCTACGCCTGCGCCCAGAGCTCCAAGCTCACGAGGCACATGAAGACCCACGGCAGGCACGGCAAGGACACGTACAAGTGCCGCTTCTGCGAGATGCCCTTCTCCGTGCCGAGCACCCTCGAGAAGCACATGCGCAAGTGCGTCGTCGTGGTGCAGCAGGGACCGAAGCTCGGCATACCCTATCCGAGCAGTCAGGACGAGGACTCGTCCGTCAGCGCCAAGGACACCTGA